A genome region from Nycticebus coucang isolate mNycCou1 chromosome 4, mNycCou1.pri, whole genome shotgun sequence includes the following:
- the DYNLL1 gene encoding dynein light chain 1, cytoplasmic, which translates to MCDRKAVIKNADMSEEMQQDSVECATQALEKYNIEKDIAAHIKKEFDKKYNPTWHCIVGRNFGSYVTHETKHFIYFYLGQVAILLFKSG; encoded by the exons ATGTGCGACCGAAAGGCCGTGATCAAAAATGCGGATATGTCGGAAGAGATGCAACAGGACTCCGTGGAGTGCGCTACTCAGGCGTTGGAGAAATACAACATAGAAAAGGACATTGCGGCCCATATCAAGAAG gaGTTTGACAAGAAGTACAATCCCACCTGGCATTGCATTGTGGGGAGGAACTTCGGTAGTTATGTGACACATGAAACCAAACACTTCATCTACTTCTACCTGGGCCAAGTTGCCATTCTTCTGTTCAAATCTGGTTAA